The segment TGGACCCACATAGCTTGATATGTCACAAgaaggactcaaactcaggtctttctggtcAGAGGCTAGCTCTCTATTACTATTCTACATTACTACTTTGTCTGCATTGGAGTAAAATAATAAGGATActgtcacagaatcacagaaatttagagttggaaagaatggCAGcagtcatcttgtccaacccatcCTTTCTGGATTCCTCCTGTAACATAACTCACCAAGGGTTTCAGTCAGATGCTCAGTAGAATTTGTAGGCATGAAGGCTGGGAGACCTGCTTTTCTGAGGGACACCTCAGAAAGCCTGGAACTGGTGTAAGTTAATCATCCAAGAGGATTAGCTTTTAGCTTACAGGGTGAATATTTCTCCCCAAAAGTTACTTATGAAGGTAGAGAAATGTACAGAAATTGAGATGATGGAGTCAGGGCAGAGAGGAGTAAAAGTTACATTGGTATGTGAGGTGTGGTGACATTTGATAGTATAGGTGGCCTCACTAGAGTGGGAATGGTGGCATAGGCTTTCTTAGGTACCAGTATCATCTCCAGGTTAGACaaattggttggttggttgactTCAAAATATCAACTAGTCATGCACAACTTCTACTGGACCTTGGCCTGACCCAAGAGGGAAGACCAAGGAACAAATGATGAAAGTTACAGGAAAGTTGATTTTAATTTGGTGTAAGGAAACACTTTACAACTCTTAGAGCTGTCCTCAAGTAGAATGGACAAGGATTCCTCTCATCAAAGGTCTTTAGGCCAAGGATTGCTGCATATATTGGGAGTATATGGAAGATTTAGGGAAAGAGGTAGACTGGTGGTCAGTAGCATCAtggaatggaaagaatactagagtTTTGGCcaaaggaccagagttcaaaatcttatttcactttctacctatgtgaaGTGCTGAGTTTTAGTTTCCCCACCTATGATATTCCTCTACCCAGTAGGAGGCAAGAATTAGTGAAGTATCCTCTGCCAGTCAACCCCTTTACTTTGAGTGATATTGAGGTGAGATGGAGCATAATACCAGGATCTCTCTGAGGACACGAATTGTGTCTTTACTCAATAACTTGTAGTAATTTTTTGTAAAAGATCAGATTCCTGTAAACCCATCCTTCCTTAATAAGAATTTCCTGTGGTTACAGTATGTCTACTGGTGTGTTATCTTTTAACTATGATAATGAGCAGTGAGATTTTTCAAGAAAACCtaaacatgtttttttaaaaaaagaagctgacAAGTTGACTAGAGATGCTTCAAGTATCGTCAATAAACTCAAGTCTCCAGTCTTGGATTAAGCACATCTCAAGGTACTGAAAAGAAGCCTTGATTATTTAATTGAGGAGCCAGCAAGAATGATCCCTGAAAAATAATGGTGAGCGGGAGAAGTCTGTAATGTGGACAATCTGTTCTGTTTTGATTATACCTATCCTGAAGGACCATCCCATCTTCATGAGGAGTTATTGTGATACTAAAGAAAAAAGGGGCCTGTTTCAGATCAGTATCAAATAGATTTTATTTGGGAAAGCTTATTTATGAGAAGGTTCTATATTGTAGCAGGGCAAACGGTGGATCCCTACATGAACCCAGGTTAGACCAGATATTATGTGGAATCAGAACAAAGAAGAAGTCATGCCAGGGATGATCCAGGGTCACATTCACATTTCCCCATGAGATAGAGCTGCCTTTTCTGTTTACTTTAACCATGATACCCCACATCACATTATCACACTCATGCTCCCAACATACAGTCTTACTGGTCTGGAAATAGATGAGTGAGTGAACATTTTTTTAAGGGAAGATGATGGATTCTTCATAGAAGGCAGTGAGCTGAACTTCATTAATTAACATGATTCTACTGTTATTAAGGTATATAATCCTTACCCATTTGCCTTATTTGGGTGGGTCTCTACATGTGCTATAATGGGTATAGGGAAATCCCAGTGAGGAACTCCCTATACCAGTGAAGATTATCACTTTCTATAATTTAGTCATAGAGAGTTACCTGAGCCTCTGAgtatgacttgttcaaggtcacacagtcaatatgtgagacttaaatccaggtctttctaacttcaggaCAGAGTCTCTATTCTATAACTCATGCTATCTATTAATTTGAGcatagcaagtatttaataaatatttactttaatGAGTTGAAAGAGATGATTGACTGATTCGTGAGTGTCTAGCAAGAGAAGTTTCTTCACTAAGAGGTACCTTTTTGTGATGGCTTGGATGAAGCCATAGATGACATTAACATCAAATTTGGAGATGACTCCAATCCAGGAGGGATAGCTAATGtcatcaaaaatataaataaaaccaggGGATGATGCAAGAttccaaaatattattatttttatttattcatttatttatttatttgttttttactatttccaatagttacatatttcatgttctttccctctcctaaagatttttaaatgatagAACAATGGGTAGAatataagaagatgaaatttgatAGGAGTTACtcccatagaatgtaagctctgtgagAGGAAGgactattttccttttgtctttgtgttatAGGAGTCTAACAAAAACACTAATAGGTCCTTGacaaattcttattgaattgCATTGTATtagattgaaatatatataaaatttaaatactaCAGTTGTGTAAATGCATAAATGCACacactaataaaatattttctgtaatAATAAAGACCTGGATATTTTAATAAACTGAAAACTTCATAGAAATCAGGAATGTGATTTTGCCTTTGCATGACAGTTTAAAAAAAGTGGTCTcaagggcaactgggtggctcagtggattgaaagccagacctagagacgggaggtcctgggttcaaatctggcttcagacacttcccagctctgtgaccctgggcaagtcacttaacacctgttgcctagcccctaccaatcttctgccttggaaccaataaacagtattgattccagtaGATAAGGGTGTAAAAAAATGGTCCCTAACTGTATTAATAGAGTCATAATGATTACCAATATTTCCATAGCACTTAAAGGTCTGACTGGCACATTATGTGAATATTACTGTGATGCAAATGCCATTaatatcccccttttacagataaggtgaCTGAGGCTTGGAGAGACTGACTTGCCAGGCTGTTATTGAGGAGTTTTTTGAACAGGTAAGGTTTGGATTTCATAGACTTTGTGTACTTCTTTGACCCTAAGATTCTGGGATTCTCTTCTCAAAACATTTTCTTACAATCAGTTATTGAGGTTGCTACGATAGCAATATCTCCTGTCTCCTTGGTGTTCCCAATCCAAAATCTTCCTGTCACTTGTCTCTTCTTACATGGATACTGTCTTCCTCATCTTCCATTTGATGAAGACCCCAGCACAGCTCAGCAGTAGGATGACAGCCACCATGATGCACAGCACAAGAATCCAAGGCGTGTACATAGTGGGCTTTCTAGGGActatagaaataaagaatagaatGTAAGTGAGTGTGCATTCAATGAAAGAAGTGGGGAGAGGATGGAACTATATACTCTGGGGCCCAGTTTCTTAGGGATATGATGAGAGTGTGTGGCTAAAACACTGACCTGAACACATAGCAGGACTCTTCAGCTCACTGTGTTCTACCACACAGGTATAACCTGCTCCTGAGTCCTCTGGTGGGAGTTCTAAGGTAACTTTGAGGTAGAAGGTGGAATCCATATTGGGCAGGGTGCCACTGGAACTCTCATTTCCCCATATCCCCAGCTTCCCGTTCTTTTCCCAGTGCATGATGATGGAGCGAGGGTAGAAACCTGTGGCAATGCAGGAGAGAATGATGCTGCCTTCTGGACTGACATGTTGAGATACAGCCACCTCCGGGGCCACTAGgagaagagatcaagaaagaagGTCTCATGTGTTTGATGCTTCCATTATCTCTACCTTCATGAATGCTCAGATTCCTTATTGCAgcatgttcttttttgtttttattcctttgttgtttttattcctttgtatCACCTTGTATCAACTTGAAGAGTGCTAGGTTAACACTAGTTAGTGAATCACCACCTGTTAGTTTTGACAGATTTATCACCAGCAGCTTTCTAAATCATCTTCAAGAAGCTTAGTCTTCTAAGATCCATAATTGAATCAGTGGGGATATTCCTGATCATGAAGATTACATACTCACCATGCTTACCAGGCTACCCTTCATGTATCTCTATCACTTTTCctccaaataaaagtaaaatattactGGTGGCCAACCTCCTGCTGCTGATTTTCTAAATCTGGCTAGTCTGCTCTTTAACCAGCAGATACATAGTTCATCATTCCTGGGCCTGTGAACAAAGATTTCTCAGCCTGGGAGATAATTTCAGAGTATATTTTTACCTGCCACAATTTTTGAACTCTTAGGGTCACCCTCCTGCCTTGAAGAGTCATGGGAGGAAGACTTTAACTtgaggaatagaaaaaagaaagaaggaaaaaatgaaagggagaaagaaaggagaaagaaaaaaggtaaggaagtagaaaaagaaggaaaggactgaaataatgggaaaaagaaggaaaaagaaaagaaagtagagaaaaaagaaaggaaaaagaatagatgaaaatagagagaaggaaggaaatttggaaagaaagaaagaaatatgggaaaaaagaaaataagaaagtaagaaaaagaaaagaaggaaaaaagaaagaacctaaTTCAAACTTTCtcacatttaaaacaaattttctcaTTGCCAACTGGGGCTGTGATAAGAAGGTGGGgttcctgtctctttctctgggACTCCAGTGACTTCATAAAATTGTGAAGGTGACCTAGACCTTTAAGGAGGAGATGGGAATAAGGTAACACTCACCATTATCCCTTAAGCTTGAATACCCAGTGATTTTCCTCATCAAGTCAACGCAATATAGCTTCATGTAGCGTTTCCTTAGATTGGTCCAGAGAGGACTCTGCAGAACATATGGGTATTGTTTGACTTCAGGATTTATGTTCTCCCAATGTCCAACCTCTTCATCTATCCAGTAACTTTCCTTCCCATCCCAAATTAAATAGATGTGACTCTTTACTGCGATGTCATTGTCCACTTCACATTCTGCCAGGAGCTGGGCTGTGTGGTTTCCTGTGGAGGAACATAGAATTGGGCACCTCTGGGTGGAAAGAGGACAGGGAACCCAAAGGAGGAGCCCATCTTTGGAGGAATTGTAGGAAaaggattttccttttttaaaaacattgggGGCTACTTATAGTTTGGGTTAAATGCTTTCATGGCTCACAATCAAGTCAGATTATCTCTAGAGAATCACAGGAAATTCAGGTAGGGTAGACTAACTTAAAAGTTAGGTTCTATTCATTCTGGGTCTATGTCCATTTCTACTCTGCACAGTTTGAACTGTCATGTTATGCAGTGCATTCCCAAATTCTCAGTGCACTATTCTACTTTTAAACTCTACGTTAATTTATATCTGAATTTGggtattctctttcctttcaaacAAAACCCAGAAAATAGAATTTTGTTGTGGAGGGTGGTTCTGTTGTGTGTAATTGCAGGagtaaaagataatgaaaaatattggtGCTAGAACTATTGCCTGAAATCCAGAAGAAGAGAGTGATCTGTAAGTAAGATGGACTGCAGCACATTTCAAACCTCTGGGACAGAAGGAGAGCACGGGACTTGATTCTCTGAGTTCTGgtttattaattaagaaattttggCAAGCAGTGAAAGTCACTGGACAGAAGGTAGAAATCTCTTAAAAGAATAATATGAGATGGTGATCCTGGATGTTAATCCAACTGGGTGAAGCCTAAGGGCCAGGGCTGGATCCTTCATAACTTTTTATCCAGAGAAGGATACAGTGGGTTGGGATCAAAGAAATTTGTCTCAGTGGTATAATCTACTGGGATGCTTGGATGTGCTGAGCTTGGGAGAGAAAGTATGTTGAAAGTATGTTTCAACAAAGTATGTTGAAAAACAGGATGGGGAGAAATGAGTTGATCTAACTTACTATCATGGTTGATGTCATGCCGTGCTAAGAATTGAATTGGCCAGAGGAAATCTTGCTCGTGGTTCACTAGTGAATTATGCCACTGGGTAAGAAAATTGGCTCCCAGTACTTTGGAGATCCAGGGTATCTTGATATTAATTTGCTTCTGTCCTTTGTTATAAGATGTCACTTCCACATCATCTATGAGGCTAATTGCACTTAGTTCCAAGAGAGAGTGGTCTGTACCCACTGTGGTGAACTGAATCTCATGCCTGTGATGGACTGGATtataggaaggaagagaagagaaaatgatgttTCAGGTTTGGGGATACCAGAGGACCAGAGTCTCCTCTCAGCCATTTCTCTGCCTTGTCTTTAACTCCCGCTATTGATAAATGCAGCTATACTGATGACTCCAAAATTTAAACGATCAACTCTTAGTCCCTTTCTTTTGAACTCCAAATATTATCAGCTAgttgatgcaatggatagagtggtaGAATTGTGGTtttaaagacctgagttcaaatctagcctcagacatttaaggtgtgtgatcctgggtaaataaATCACTTCAGCTCTTTAAACCTGAATTTCCTTATtcctaaaattagaataataaagcCACTGACTTCTCAGAGTTCTATTGATGATTAAAGGAGGTATTTATAAGGGACTTATTACAGTACCTACTCTATAGTAggggattaataaatgcttataaaaaaactttttttttggacCTCTCCAATTAGATTCCCTTTATGTATTTCATATTCAGTATGTCAGAAATGTAAGTCATTAACTTCTCTCTAAACCTATGCTTCtcacttactttctctttttgccAAGAACAGCACTAATATTCCAATCATCCAGGTTTTTAATCTCAGATCTATTCTCAAATCTTCCCTCTTTCTGCCCTTCCCTAATATCTGACCAGCAGCCAAGCCCAACTAATTCCACCTCCAGCTCCTCTCTCAAATCTCTTTTCATTTACACATCCCACACCCTAGTtcaccctagttcaggccctcattccCCCTCACCAGGATTTTGACAATTTCCTTCTAAACAGGTTTCCTTCTTTTgaattctcccttctccaatcagTCCTCCccaatcttcccattttcctattCCCAAAGCATACCacactccatctccatctccaaacTTTAGTGCTTCCCTTCtgcctctaggatgaaatacaaTCTTTGGCAGCTAATGGCATTGAAAGTCATTCACATTCTGATTCAGTCTTACTTTCTAAGCT is part of the Gracilinanus agilis isolate LMUSP501 chromosome X, AgileGrace, whole genome shotgun sequence genome and harbors:
- the LOC123253831 gene encoding zinc-alpha-2-glycoprotein-like; the encoded protein is MKPGRPLLRSTRCQRSWRWFFSAGIFIMEVFALRKTQAVHHRHEIQFTTVGTDHSLLELSAISLIDDVEVTSYNKGQKQINIKIPWISKVLGANFLTQWHNSLVNHEQDFLWPIQFLARHDINHDRNHTAQLLAECEVDNDIAVKSHIYLIWDGKESYWIDEEVGHWENINPEVKQYPYVLQSPLWTNLRKRYMKLYCVDLMRKITGYSSLRDNVAPEVAVSQHVSPEGSIILSCIATGFYPRSIIMHWEKNGKLGIWGNESSSGTLPNMDSTFYLKVTLELPPEDSGAGYTCVVEHSELKSPAMCSVPRKPTMYTPWILVLCIMVAVILLLSCAGVFIKWKMRKTVSM